From Agromyces sp. SYSU T00194, a single genomic window includes:
- a CDS encoding ABC transporter ATP-binding protein: MIEISGLSKSYGDKRAVDDVSFTAPAGSVTGFLGPNGAGKSTTMRMIMGLDRPDAGTAFIDGKPLREHAAPMRAAGGLLDAKSVVPGRTARNHLRVLAATHGISDARVDELIHRTGLDAVAHRRVKGFSLGMGQRLGIATAMLGDPSTLILDEPVNGLDPDGVLWVRNLAKQFAAEGRTVLLSSHLMSEVEMTADRVVVIGRGRILADTSVAEFTADAASGAVTVKSSDDEQLMRLLAAQGAGATRTSEAVIVEGMPAARIAQLTVGAGLDLFELVSSAATLEEAYLRLTADAVEYHASEDPTVQEGARA; this comes from the coding sequence ATGATCGAGATCTCCGGACTGTCGAAGTCCTACGGCGACAAGCGCGCGGTGGACGACGTCTCCTTCACCGCGCCGGCCGGTTCCGTCACCGGCTTCCTGGGCCCGAACGGCGCGGGCAAGTCGACGACGATGCGCATGATCATGGGGCTGGATCGGCCCGACGCGGGCACCGCCTTCATCGACGGCAAGCCGTTGCGGGAGCACGCAGCGCCGATGCGGGCCGCCGGTGGGCTCCTGGATGCGAAGTCCGTGGTGCCGGGCCGGACGGCCCGCAATCACCTGCGCGTCCTCGCCGCGACTCATGGGATCTCGGATGCGCGGGTCGACGAGCTCATCCACCGCACCGGCCTGGACGCGGTCGCGCACAGGCGGGTCAAGGGGTTCTCGCTCGGCATGGGGCAGCGCCTGGGCATCGCCACGGCGATGCTGGGGGACCCGTCGACGCTGATCCTGGACGAGCCGGTGAACGGGCTGGATCCCGACGGGGTGCTGTGGGTCCGCAACCTCGCGAAGCAGTTCGCCGCGGAGGGCCGCACGGTGCTGCTGTCGAGCCACCTGATGAGTGAGGTCGAGATGACCGCGGACCGGGTGGTCGTGATCGGTCGGGGCCGGATCCTCGCCGACACCTCGGTCGCGGAGTTCACCGCGGACGCGGCCTCCGGTGCCGTCACGGTCAAGTCGAGCGACGACGAGCAGTTGATGCGGCTCCTCGCCGCACAGGGCGCGGGGGCGACGCGCACGAGCGAGGCGGTGATCGTCGAGGGCATGCCGGCCGCGCGGATCGCGCAGCTCACCGTCGGTGCCGGCCTCGACCTGTTCGAGCTGGTCTCGTCGGCCGCGACGCTCGAGGAGGCATACCTCCGCCTGACCGCCGACGCCGTCGAGTACCACGCCTCTGAAGATCCCACGGTGCAGGAAGGTGCGCGAGCATGA
- a CDS encoding nucleotidyltransferase family protein — MSSTSPASLALREVLDARRGELDTLLAKYVATNPKLFGSVARGDAIAGSDIDILVEMDPADGNLLMRASGLMEEVRQLYGRDDIDIFPVQLLKRPVSDSALVDAVAL, encoded by the coding sequence ATGAGCAGCACCAGCCCGGCGAGCCTCGCACTGCGCGAGGTCCTCGACGCGCGCCGCGGTGAGCTCGACACACTGCTTGCGAAGTACGTTGCTACGAACCCCAAGCTGTTCGGTTCGGTTGCCCGCGGGGATGCCATCGCCGGCAGCGACATCGACATCCTGGTCGAGATGGACCCCGCCGACGGCAACCTGCTCATGCGTGCCAGCGGGCTCATGGAGGAGGTTCGGCAGCTCTACGGGCGCGATGACATCGACATCTTCCCCGTACAACTGCTCAAGCGGCCGGTCTCGGACTCCGCGCTCGTCGACGCGGTCGCGTTGTGA
- a CDS encoding HepT-like ribonuclease domain-containing protein, with translation MTRTAAQRVDDILVSIERCRRYVDALSAGDASLVQMAEDAIERNLQIIGEAAGHLPAEITDARPEIAWPQIRGFRNILVHRYFGVDVDTVRDVVESYLPSLEASLREHPLE, from the coding sequence GTGACGCGCACGGCTGCCCAGCGGGTCGACGACATCTTGGTCTCGATCGAACGGTGCCGCCGGTATGTCGACGCGTTGTCGGCCGGGGACGCGAGCTTGGTCCAGATGGCCGAAGATGCCATCGAACGGAACCTGCAGATCATCGGTGAGGCAGCGGGGCACCTTCCGGCTGAGATCACTGACGCCCGCCCCGAGATCGCGTGGCCGCAGATTCGCGGATTCCGCAACATCCTCGTGCACCGGTACTTCGGAGTGGATGTCGACACCGTTCGCGACGTCGTCGAGTCGTATCTCCCGTCGCTGGAAGCGTCGCTTCGGGAGCATCCGCTGGAGTGA
- a CDS encoding carbohydrate-binding domain-containing protein yields MRRLTLTAAALLTSALLFTGCTTTLADSTADTSATTSSSASAETTTVETSTVSGDIDWSGLPTTEVELTDDGLTITEAGTYVLSGSTTGQVVVDTDGDVRIILNGVTIDSADGAAIQVDNAETTVIELADGTTNTVSDSSTRSDEEIDGAIYSADDLIITGTGTLDVTASFADGIVGKDDLSIESGTITVTSVDDGIRGTDSLTITGGTITIDAAGDGLKSSNDTDAGEGQLVISDGDITITSGDDAVKAEQQVTITGGTIDIISSVEGIEAPVIVIDDGDITVNASDDGINAAASAIVTSGLSITVNGGEITVVMGSGDTDAFDSNGDLTITGGSIDVTAQSAFDFDGTGTLTGGTVVVNGEQITTLTNQMMGGGGGGRP; encoded by the coding sequence ATGAGACGACTCACCCTCACCGCCGCAGCCCTGCTCACCTCTGCACTGCTCTTCACCGGCTGCACGACGACACTCGCCGACTCGACTGCGGACACCTCCGCGACGACGTCGAGTTCCGCGTCGGCCGAGACGACCACCGTCGAGACGAGCACGGTCAGCGGCGACATCGACTGGAGCGGGCTGCCGACGACGGAGGTCGAGCTCACCGATGACGGGCTCACCATCACCGAGGCGGGCACCTACGTGCTCAGCGGCTCGACGACCGGGCAGGTCGTCGTCGACACCGACGGGGACGTGCGCATCATCCTCAACGGCGTGACCATTGACAGCGCGGACGGCGCTGCCATCCAGGTCGACAACGCCGAGACGACCGTGATCGAGCTTGCCGATGGCACGACCAACACCGTCTCCGACTCGTCCACCCGCAGCGACGAGGAGATCGATGGGGCCATCTACTCTGCCGACGACCTGATCATCACCGGCACCGGGACGCTGGACGTCACGGCCTCGTTCGCCGACGGGATCGTCGGCAAGGACGACCTGTCGATCGAATCGGGCACGATCACGGTCACGAGCGTCGACGACGGCATCCGCGGCACGGACTCGCTGACCATCACCGGCGGCACGATCACGATCGACGCGGCAGGCGACGGCCTCAAGTCCAGCAACGACACCGACGCCGGCGAGGGTCAGCTCGTCATCTCCGACGGCGACATCACGATCACCTCGGGCGACGACGCGGTGAAGGCCGAGCAGCAGGTGACGATCACGGGAGGCACGATCGACATCATCTCCTCGGTCGAGGGCATCGAAGCGCCCGTGATCGTGATCGACGACGGCGACATCACCGTGAACGCATCCGACGACGGCATCAACGCGGCAGCATCCGCCATCGTGACGAGCGGGCTGAGCATCACGGTCAACGGCGGCGAGATCACCGTGGTGATGGGCTCGGGCGACACCGACGCGTTCGACAGCAACGGCGACCTCACGATCACCGGCGGATCGATCGACGTCACCGCGCAGTCCGCGTTCGACTTCGACGGCACCGGCACCCTCACCGGAGGCACCGTCGTCGTCAACGGCGAGCAGATCACCACCCTGACCAACCAGATGATGGGCGGTGGCGGAGGCGGTCGGCCCTGA
- a CDS encoding AlbA family DNA-binding domain-containing protein produces the protein MSDNVLVTAPPWAVAVVILAAVLVALLFSGIARLILRRRAKLRASTAILLSLSGIVVGLLLTQLIGSDPNLGSPLVLVTTLGMAVLFIGVYGAVAAHLQRPTRADIAQLMRDGESDGVEFKSTARINLHTGKKDDRMEQVIAKTVAAFLNGDGGALLIGVDDAGNALGLDADLATLRTPDLDRYELWLRDLMTTSLGTNAASLVRVDFAEVATDDGRATVCRLETTASPRPVYLRAGKSADPELWVRAGNSTRKLAVDEAANYVMQRWPMGVGSNVAAQFRAAVRFSEDR, from the coding sequence GTGTCCGACAACGTCCTCGTCACCGCACCGCCGTGGGCGGTGGCGGTGGTCATCCTCGCCGCGGTGCTCGTTGCGCTCCTGTTCTCCGGGATCGCACGACTCATCCTCCGGCGCCGGGCGAAGCTGCGGGCGTCGACGGCGATCCTGCTGTCGTTGTCCGGCATCGTCGTGGGTCTGCTCCTCACACAGCTGATCGGCTCCGATCCGAACCTGGGCAGCCCGCTCGTGCTGGTCACCACGCTCGGCATGGCCGTGCTGTTCATCGGCGTGTACGGCGCGGTCGCCGCGCACCTGCAGCGCCCCACCCGGGCCGACATCGCACAGCTCATGCGCGACGGCGAGTCCGACGGGGTCGAGTTCAAGTCCACCGCGCGCATCAACCTGCACACGGGGAAGAAGGACGACCGGATGGAGCAGGTCATCGCGAAGACGGTGGCCGCCTTCCTGAACGGCGACGGCGGGGCGCTGCTCATCGGCGTCGACGACGCCGGCAATGCGCTCGGGCTGGACGCCGACCTCGCGACGTTGCGCACTCCCGACCTCGACCGCTACGAGCTCTGGCTGCGCGACCTCATGACGACGTCGCTCGGTACCAACGCCGCCTCACTCGTGCGGGTGGACTTCGCGGAGGTGGCGACCGATGACGGCCGGGCCACCGTCTGCCGCCTCGAGACGACCGCGTCGCCCCGCCCGGTCTACCTCCGTGCGGGGAAGTCGGCCGACCCCGAGCTCTGGGTGCGCGCGGGCAACTCCACGCGGAAGCTCGCCGTCGACGAGGCGGCGAACTACGTCATGCAGCGCTGGCCCATGGGCGTCGGATCGAACGTCGCCGCGCAGTTCCGCGCGGCGGTGCGGTTCTCCGAGGACCGGTAG
- a CDS encoding GNAT family N-acetyltransferase, which yields MADAPAMRLPYPAERMEEQPILTERLRLRPITLDDSDDVWDYQRREEVRTYIPWPRRTREEGHEHTAWRSGMRLLAADGDAILLVGELLGEPSLAQGGDRVVAEVMVRVTSVANAQVELGWLVHPSFQRRGLAAEGTAAALRLCFEELGAHRVHAVLDPRNLASAAICRRLGMRHEGTEREREYHDGAWDDLATFGILRREWSATDRPLR from the coding sequence ATGGCCGACGCCCCCGCGATGCGACTGCCCTACCCCGCTGAGCGCATGGAGGAGCAGCCGATCCTGACCGAGCGCCTGCGCCTGCGCCCGATCACGCTCGACGACAGCGACGACGTGTGGGACTACCAGCGCCGCGAGGAGGTGCGCACGTACATCCCCTGGCCTCGGCGCACGCGCGAGGAGGGGCACGAGCACACGGCGTGGCGCTCGGGCATGCGACTGCTGGCCGCCGACGGCGACGCGATACTGCTCGTCGGCGAACTGCTCGGCGAGCCGTCGCTCGCGCAGGGCGGCGATCGGGTCGTCGCCGAGGTCATGGTCCGGGTGACGTCCGTCGCGAACGCACAGGTCGAGCTCGGTTGGCTGGTGCACCCGTCGTTCCAGCGACGCGGGCTCGCCGCCGAAGGCACGGCCGCCGCCCTGCGGCTCTGCTTCGAGGAGCTGGGTGCGCACCGCGTGCACGCCGTGCTCGATCCCCGAAACCTCGCGTCGGCCGCGATATGCCGTCGCCTGGGGATGCGCCACGAGGGCACCGAGCGCGAGCGCGAGTACCACGACGGCGCGTGGGACGACCTCGCCACGTTCGGCATCCTCCGGAGGGAGTGGTCCGCGACGGACCGCCCCCTCAGGTGA
- a CDS encoding glycosyl hydrolase, which produces MSAAFDAHREPLAHPPIEYRPEQRWWLAEGLHTDETIRREIDAAHRLGFGGMEFLAMDERAIDHSRYGWGAEEWVHDSQVVVEETTARGMSFSFTSGTNWSNANLPTIDPDHPAAAQELNYVVETVGAGGRTGALPRIDLHEERGGHILPGARVAPTLQPVVAVVAVPSAGDGDALDIDRVQDLTAQVVDEALDWTPPTDDGWRLFTFRAHGTGQTASPSATVNYTVNYLERAGVDAVIDYWRDVVLTPELREQIARNPRAQMYMDSLELNVWGAGGMFWGPNVAAEFAARRGYEITPWLPVLVRQSELMASSTTYTYEADDAHRIEVEKVRHDYVETLTDLYIEHMLHPFAEFLHDNGILLRSEISYGLPFELTRPGPEVDGIETESLEFGSQIDAYRLLAGPAHLFGKQYSSETGATTRNHMLDHRFYDQIIATQLAAGVTKTVLHGWASVAGAEGATEWPGHEGMWSMFSERFDLRQPASEFYPLWNARLGRVQYLLRQGRPRIDVGILRTDHFVDNTSGMIFTTPDGERIPDEVAYGRMWMRDRQNHWWRDLGMQDAGWSYEFLDGSLLRHDDVEFAGGLVQPDGPGYQALIVYQQALDADVAALLRDWARQGLRVLLVNGASDLKLLATGEYTHHERAAARTPGRDGRDDELAATLAELRTLPTVAEVDDPAQTVAALRGLGVAGRAEFTAENRDVLGYLREDGDLLHVYAYHFRYETGEETTVEIALPGTGRMHRIDVWTGSAHDHRGVRVEGDRTVVTLRLAPGEIALLSLDRSEPATETAVAGREVLADAGEFSIAVESWDAGGTTVIEEDRGLGYVTREVRPETEVTRLESPATRLAPWSELPGVGPEVSGVGEYRTSIALDRLPADGERFVLELGSTNGGLGSVSVNGAAPVGFDTSHPTVDVTDAVVAGANEIVVRTASSLNNRLIARGYYDALPDIALLIAGREGTHSTEVRPYGIVGPVCIVAVG; this is translated from the coding sequence ATGTCCGCCGCGTTCGACGCCCACCGCGAGCCGCTCGCGCATCCGCCCATCGAGTACCGGCCCGAGCAGCGCTGGTGGCTCGCCGAGGGGCTGCACACCGACGAGACGATCCGCCGTGAGATCGATGCGGCGCACCGCTTGGGCTTCGGCGGCATGGAGTTCCTCGCCATGGACGAGCGGGCCATCGACCACTCGCGGTACGGCTGGGGCGCGGAGGAGTGGGTGCACGACTCGCAGGTCGTCGTCGAGGAGACGACGGCGCGCGGCATGTCGTTCAGCTTCACGTCGGGCACCAACTGGTCGAATGCGAACCTGCCGACGATCGACCCCGACCACCCCGCAGCCGCGCAGGAGCTGAACTACGTGGTCGAGACCGTCGGCGCGGGCGGCCGCACCGGCGCGCTCCCGCGTATCGACCTCCACGAGGAGCGCGGCGGGCACATCCTGCCGGGCGCCCGGGTCGCCCCGACCCTGCAGCCCGTCGTCGCGGTGGTCGCCGTGCCGAGCGCAGGCGACGGCGACGCGCTCGACATCGACCGCGTGCAGGACCTGACCGCGCAGGTCGTCGACGAGGCGCTCGACTGGACGCCGCCGACGGACGACGGCTGGCGGCTCTTCACGTTCCGGGCGCACGGCACCGGCCAGACGGCATCCCCTTCCGCCACCGTCAACTACACGGTGAACTACCTCGAGCGCGCAGGCGTCGACGCGGTCATCGACTACTGGCGCGACGTGGTGCTCACGCCGGAGCTGCGCGAGCAGATCGCCCGCAACCCGCGCGCCCAGATGTACATGGACTCCCTCGAGCTGAACGTCTGGGGCGCCGGCGGCATGTTCTGGGGGCCGAACGTGGCCGCCGAGTTCGCCGCCCGCCGCGGGTACGAGATCACCCCGTGGCTGCCGGTGCTCGTGCGCCAGTCGGAGCTCATGGCCTCGTCGACGACGTACACCTACGAGGCCGACGACGCCCACCGCATCGAGGTCGAGAAGGTGCGGCACGACTACGTCGAGACCCTCACCGACCTCTACATCGAGCACATGCTGCACCCGTTCGCCGAGTTCCTGCACGACAACGGCATCCTGCTGCGCTCCGAGATCAGCTACGGCCTGCCGTTCGAACTCACCCGGCCCGGCCCCGAGGTCGACGGCATCGAGACCGAGTCGCTCGAGTTCGGCTCGCAGATCGACGCCTACCGCCTGCTCGCCGGCCCGGCCCATCTCTTCGGCAAGCAGTACTCGTCGGAGACGGGCGCGACCACGCGCAACCACATGCTCGACCACCGCTTCTATGACCAGATCATCGCGACCCAGCTCGCCGCGGGCGTCACGAAGACCGTGCTGCACGGCTGGGCGAGCGTCGCCGGCGCGGAGGGCGCGACCGAGTGGCCGGGCCACGAGGGCATGTGGTCGATGTTCTCCGAGCGGTTCGACCTGCGCCAGCCGGCATCCGAGTTCTACCCGCTCTGGAACGCTCGCCTCGGCCGGGTGCAGTACCTGCTGCGCCAGGGCCGTCCGCGGATCGACGTCGGCATCCTGCGCACCGACCACTTCGTCGACAACACGTCGGGCATGATCTTCACCACGCCCGACGGCGAGCGCATCCCCGACGAGGTCGCGTACGGCCGCATGTGGATGCGCGACCGGCAGAACCACTGGTGGCGCGACCTCGGCATGCAGGATGCCGGGTGGAGCTACGAGTTCCTCGACGGGTCGCTGCTCCGGCACGACGACGTCGAGTTCGCCGGCGGGCTCGTGCAGCCCGACGGGCCCGGCTACCAGGCGCTGATCGTCTACCAGCAGGCGCTCGACGCCGACGTCGCGGCGCTGCTGCGCGACTGGGCGCGGCAGGGGCTGCGCGTCCTCCTCGTGAACGGCGCGAGCGACCTCAAGCTGCTCGCCACGGGCGAGTACACGCACCACGAGCGCGCCGCCGCCCGCACGCCCGGGCGCGACGGGCGCGACGACGAGCTCGCCGCCACGCTCGCGGAGCTGCGCACCCTGCCGACCGTCGCCGAGGTCGACGACCCGGCGCAGACGGTGGCCGCACTGCGCGGCCTCGGCGTCGCCGGTCGCGCGGAGTTCACGGCGGAGAACCGCGACGTGCTCGGGTACCTCCGAGAGGACGGCGACCTGCTGCACGTCTACGCCTACCACTTCCGCTACGAGACCGGCGAGGAGACCACCGTCGAGATCGCGCTGCCCGGCACGGGGCGGATGCACCGCATCGACGTCTGGACCGGATCGGCGCACGACCACCGCGGCGTGCGCGTCGAGGGCGACCGCACCGTCGTGACGCTGCGCCTGGCCCCCGGTGAGATCGCGTTGCTGAGCCTCGACCGTTCCGAGCCCGCGACCGAGACGGCCGTGGCCGGGCGCGAGGTGCTGGCGGATGCCGGGGAGTTCTCGATCGCGGTCGAGAGCTGGGATGCGGGCGGGACGACCGTCATCGAGGAGGACCGCGGCCTCGGCTACGTGACCCGCGAGGTGCGTCCCGAGACGGAGGTCACCCGCCTCGAGTCGCCGGCCACCCGGCTGGCGCCCTGGTCCGAGCTGCCCGGCGTCGGGCCCGAGGTGTCCGGCGTGGGGGAGTACCGCACGTCGATCGCACTCGACCGCCTGCCCGCCGACGGCGAGCGGTTCGTGCTCGAGCTCGGTTCCACCAACGGCGGGCTGGGATCGGTGTCGGTGAACGGCGCGGCGCCGGTCGGGTTCGACACGTCGCATCCGACCGTCGACGTGACCGACGCCGTGGTCGCCGGCGCGAACGAGATCGTCGTGCGCACCGCGAGCTCGCTCAACAACCGGCTCATCGCGCGCGGGTACTACGACGCCCTGCCCGACATCGCCCTGCTCATCGCCGGTCGCGAGGGGACGCACTCCACCGAGGTGCGGCCCTACGGCATCGTCGGGCCGGTGTGCATCGTCGCGGTCGGATAA
- a CDS encoding MarR family winged helix-turn-helix transcriptional regulator: MPRPHATQLASIDAVDRSPVAPTDPDDLLGILERMIRQANSSRLRRAIMAEVGFPVDDIPTFLALNQLSLHGAMRPTDLAEGLETGRANVTKIVARLAGVGLVERVADPADARGVIIALTPAGRALAARVVAVQERTIAETLAGWPAADVDAFRALTRRWVEGWGA, encoded by the coding sequence ATGCCACGGCCGCATGCCACGCAGCTGGCCTCGATCGACGCCGTCGACCGCTCGCCCGTCGCGCCGACCGACCCCGACGACCTGCTCGGCATCCTGGAGCGGATGATCCGGCAGGCGAACAGCAGTCGGCTGCGGCGCGCGATCATGGCCGAGGTGGGCTTCCCGGTCGACGACATCCCGACGTTCCTCGCGCTGAACCAGCTCTCGCTGCACGGGGCGATGCGTCCGACCGACCTCGCCGAGGGCCTCGAGACCGGACGCGCGAACGTCACCAAGATCGTCGCCCGCCTGGCCGGGGTGGGCCTGGTCGAGCGGGTCGCCGACCCGGCCGACGCCCGAGGGGTCATCATCGCCCTCACGCCCGCGGGGCGGGCCCTGGCCGCACGTGTCGTGGCGGTGCAGGAACGCACCATCGCCGAGACCCTCGCCGGCTGGCCCGCGGCCGACGTCGACGCGTTCCGTGCGCTCACCCGCCGCTGGGTCGAGGGCTGGGGGGCCTAG
- a CDS encoding sulfite exporter TauE/SafE family protein has product MSVVVVAGLVVAVATVVQRLTGMGFGIVAVPLLALVAPDVGILAILLVTVLVMAAVTWIERDALDRPALLVASAASLPGIAVGTWLAAHLPLRATHLAIGAIVVAGSIIALAGWRAPAGRASLVAGALAAGVLTPVAALPGPPIALAYRPDDVRRMRTTLSAFFAFGAVVSVGALLVAGATDAPGELLRAAALAPAVAVGLVVAIPLVRRMPAPTVRVATLVLSLASGAALFLRAAWAT; this is encoded by the coding sequence GTGAGCGTCGTCGTCGTCGCCGGTCTCGTCGTGGCCGTCGCGACCGTCGTGCAGCGGCTCACCGGGATGGGGTTCGGGATCGTCGCCGTGCCCCTGCTCGCGCTCGTCGCCCCCGACGTCGGCATCCTGGCGATCCTGCTGGTCACGGTGCTGGTGATGGCCGCGGTGACCTGGATCGAGCGCGATGCCCTCGATCGCCCGGCGCTGCTCGTCGCGTCGGCGGCGTCCCTTCCCGGCATCGCCGTCGGCACCTGGCTCGCCGCCCACCTGCCGTTGCGCGCCACGCACCTGGCGATCGGCGCGATCGTCGTCGCCGGATCGATCATCGCGCTGGCCGGATGGCGTGCGCCCGCCGGGCGCGCCTCGCTCGTCGCCGGCGCACTGGCGGCGGGCGTCCTCACCCCCGTCGCCGCCCTGCCGGGCCCGCCGATCGCGCTCGCCTACCGACCCGACGACGTGCGGCGCATGCGCACGACCCTGTCGGCGTTCTTCGCGTTCGGCGCGGTGGTCTCGGTGGGCGCGCTGCTGGTCGCGGGGGCGACGGATGCCCCGGGCGAGCTGCTGCGCGCGGCGGCGCTTGCCCCGGCGGTCGCCGTCGGCCTCGTCGTCGCGATCCCGCTCGTGCGCCGGATGCCCGCCCCGACGGTCCGCGTCGCGACGCTCGTGCTCTCGCTCGCGTCGGGCGCGGCGCTGTTCCTCCGGGCCGCCTGGGCGACCTAG
- a CDS encoding SDR family NAD(P)-dependent oxidoreductase, translating into MARTAVVTGASSGIGAATARQLAEQGWDVVIGARRVDRLQALADEIGARALPLDVTDQASVDAFCAEVSRCDLLVNNAGGALGAASIAESDDAEWQAMFDSNVMGTLRMTRALLPALIASGDGIVINIGSVAAREPYRGGGGYNAAKHAVAALTRVLRIELLGQPVRVTEIDPGLVQTEFATVRFGGDEEQAAKVYEGMTPMRGEDIAEAIAWVASRPAHVNIDTMLMLARDQTSAQVVHRRG; encoded by the coding sequence ATGGCACGCACCGCTGTCGTCACCGGAGCGTCGAGCGGAATCGGCGCGGCGACCGCCCGCCAGCTCGCCGAGCAGGGGTGGGACGTCGTCATCGGCGCCCGGCGCGTCGACCGCCTGCAGGCGCTCGCCGACGAGATCGGCGCGCGCGCGCTGCCGCTGGACGTCACCGACCAGGCATCCGTCGACGCCTTCTGCGCCGAGGTCTCGCGCTGCGACCTCCTCGTGAACAACGCCGGCGGCGCGCTCGGCGCCGCCTCGATCGCCGAGTCCGACGACGCCGAGTGGCAGGCCATGTTCGACAGCAACGTGATGGGCACGCTGCGCATGACCCGCGCGCTGCTGCCCGCGCTCATCGCCTCGGGCGACGGCATCGTGATCAACATCGGCTCCGTCGCCGCGCGCGAGCCGTACCGCGGCGGGGGCGGCTACAACGCCGCCAAGCACGCGGTCGCGGCGCTGACCCGGGTGCTCCGCATCGAGCTGCTCGGCCAGCCCGTGCGCGTCACCGAGATCGACCCCGGCCTCGTGCAGACCGAGTTCGCCACGGTGCGCTTCGGGGGCGACGAGGAGCAGGCCGCGAAGGTCTACGAGGGCATGACCCCGATGCGCGGCGAGGACATCGCCGAGGCGATCGCCTGGGTGGCATCCCGCCCCGCGCACGTGAACATCGACACGATGCTCATGCTGGCCCGCGACCAGACGTCGGCGCAGGTCGTGCACCGCCGCGGTTGA
- a CDS encoding glutamyl-tRNA reductase — protein sequence MLICLSASHKNADFDLLEKLSVAPGDLGARIVGSHESFSGSVIVATCNRFEAYLDLDEPYGASPVPAIQAALRAVGGATDVDARELRSTVELVHGNAVAEHLFAVASGLESVVVGEGEIAGQVKRSLEEARQGGTTTPEIERLFQRASRVSRTVKNQTGVGSAGRSLVRLALDLAESRITDWAATRILLVGTGQYAGASLAAVRDRGAADVRVFSPSGRATRFARNHGIAAVARADLAAEAAAADVVITCTTVDHHVIDAALLAAGRADAPEPAPTRAHLAAVPADDAHAPSARQLLIDLGLPRNIDPDVVSVDGVELLDLETIRIHAPIEELTATDAARTLVSRAAREFSAHGEELDLAPAVVALRSHVFDVLDDEIERARARGDEDGRTEQALRHMAGVLLHTPMVRSRAYARAGDQRAWIEGLEALFGIVPEAAAAPAADAGSAATDADTATA from the coding sequence GTGCTCATCTGCCTGTCCGCGAGTCACAAGAACGCCGACTTCGATCTCCTGGAGAAGCTGTCGGTGGCTCCCGGCGACCTCGGAGCACGCATCGTCGGCAGCCACGAGTCGTTCAGCGGCTCGGTGATCGTCGCGACCTGCAACCGGTTCGAGGCCTACCTCGACCTCGACGAGCCCTACGGCGCCTCCCCCGTGCCCGCCATCCAGGCGGCCCTGCGCGCGGTGGGCGGCGCGACCGACGTCGACGCCCGTGAACTGCGCTCCACGGTCGAGCTGGTGCACGGCAACGCCGTCGCGGAGCACCTCTTCGCCGTGGCATCCGGACTCGAGTCGGTCGTCGTCGGCGAGGGCGAGATCGCCGGCCAGGTGAAGCGCTCGCTCGAGGAGGCCAGGCAGGGCGGCACCACCACGCCCGAGATCGAGCGGCTCTTCCAGCGGGCCTCGCGCGTCTCCCGCACCGTCAAGAACCAGACGGGCGTCGGCTCGGCCGGCCGCTCGCTCGTGCGCCTCGCCCTCGACCTGGCCGAGAGTCGCATCACCGACTGGGCCGCGACCCGCATCCTGCTCGTCGGCACCGGCCAGTACGCGGGCGCGTCGCTCGCGGCCGTGCGCGACCGGGGGGCAGCCGACGTGCGCGTGTTCTCCCCGTCGGGCCGCGCCACCCGCTTCGCGCGCAACCACGGCATCGCCGCCGTCGCCCGCGCCGACCTCGCCGCCGAGGCCGCCGCCGCCGACGTCGTGATCACCTGCACCACGGTCGACCACCACGTGATCGACGCGGCGCTGCTCGCCGCGGGGCGAGCGGATGCCCCCGAGCCGGCGCCCACCCGCGCGCACCTGGCCGCCGTGCCCGCCGACGACGCGCACGCGCCGTCCGCCCGCCAGCTGCTCATCGACCTCGGCCTGCCGCGCAACATCGACCCCGACGTGGTGTCGGTCGACGGCGTGGAGCTGCTCGACCTCGAGACGATCCGCATCCACGCCCCGATCGAGGAGCTCACCGCCACCGACGCGGCGCGCACGCTCGTGAGCCGGGCCGCGCGCGAGTTCTCGGCGCACGGCGAGGAGCTCGACCTGGCACCCGCCGTCGTCGCCCTGCGCTCCCACGTGTTCGACGTGCTCGACGACGAGATCGAGCGGGCGCGCGCCCGCGGCGACGAGGACGGCCGCACCGAGCAGGCCCTGCGCCACATGGCCGGCGTGCTGCTGCACACCCCGATGGTGCGCTCGCGTGCCTACGCCCGCGCCGGCGACCAGCGCGCGTGGATCGAGGGGCTCGAGGCGCTGTTCGGCATCGTGCCCGAGGCCGCCGCCGCACCGGCCGCCGACGCCGGATCGGCCGCCACCGACGCGGACACCGCGACCGCCTGA